Proteins encoded together in one Lysinibacillus sp. FSL K6-0232 window:
- the dnaK gene encoding molecular chaperone DnaK has protein sequence MSKIIGIDLGTTNSCVSVLEGGEPKVIPNPEGNRTTPSVVAFKNGERQVGEVAKRQSVTNPNTIMSIKSKMGTAEKVKIEDKEYTPQEVSAMILQYLKGYAEDYLGEKVTKAVITVPAYFNDAQRQATKDAGKIAGLEVERIINEPTAAALAYGLDKQDTDQKVLVFDLGGGTFDVSILELGDGVFEVLATAGDNKLGGDDFDDAVIEYLVAEFKKENGIDLSKDKMAMQRLKDAAEKAKKDLSGVTSTQISLPFITAGEAGPLHLEISLTRAKFDEITLPLVNRTVGPVRQALSDAGLSTSEIDQVILVGGSTRIPAVQEAVRKETGKEPHRGVNPDEVVAMGAAVQGGVLTGDVKDVVLLDVTPLSLGIETMGGVFTKLIDRNTTIPTSKSQVFSTAADNQPAVDIHVLQGERSMAADNKTLGRFQLADIPPAPRGVPQIEVTFDIDKNGIVSVKAKDLGTNKEQTIVIQSDSGLSEEEIERMVKDAEANAEADAKRKEEADLRNEADQLVFQVDKTIADLGEQITEDEKKSVEDARDELKKALEAGELEGIKAAKEKLEGVLQPLVMKVYEQAAAAAQAAQGGEAGADAGKKDDGVVDADFEEVKDDK, from the coding sequence ATGAGCAAAATTATCGGTATTGACTTAGGAACAACAAACTCTTGCGTTTCTGTACTTGAAGGTGGGGAACCGAAAGTAATTCCAAACCCAGAAGGTAACCGTACAACACCATCTGTTGTGGCGTTTAAAAATGGCGAACGTCAAGTTGGTGAAGTAGCGAAACGTCAATCAGTAACAAATCCTAACACAATTATGTCGATCAAATCAAAAATGGGTACAGCTGAAAAAGTAAAAATTGAAGATAAAGAATATACACCACAAGAAGTATCTGCAATGATTCTTCAATACTTAAAAGGCTATGCAGAAGACTACTTAGGTGAAAAAGTAACAAAAGCAGTTATTACAGTACCTGCTTACTTTAATGATGCACAACGTCAAGCAACAAAAGACGCTGGTAAGATTGCTGGTCTTGAAGTAGAGCGTATTATTAACGAGCCAACTGCTGCTGCACTTGCTTATGGCTTAGACAAACAAGATACAGACCAAAAAGTATTAGTATTTGACCTTGGTGGTGGTACATTTGACGTATCTATCCTTGAGCTAGGTGATGGTGTCTTTGAAGTGTTAGCAACTGCTGGAGACAACAAACTTGGTGGGGATGATTTCGATGATGCAGTAATCGAATATCTTGTTGCTGAATTCAAAAAAGAAAATGGCATTGACTTATCAAAAGATAAAATGGCAATGCAGCGTTTAAAAGATGCGGCAGAAAAAGCGAAAAAAGATTTATCTGGCGTAACATCTACACAAATTTCTTTACCGTTTATTACAGCTGGTGAAGCGGGTCCGTTACACTTAGAAATTTCTTTAACACGTGCGAAATTTGACGAAATTACTTTACCATTAGTGAATCGTACAGTAGGTCCAGTACGTCAAGCATTATCAGATGCTGGTCTTTCTACATCAGAAATTGACCAAGTTATTTTAGTTGGTGGTTCTACACGTATTCCAGCAGTACAAGAAGCGGTACGTAAAGAAACTGGTAAAGAGCCTCACCGTGGTGTAAACCCTGACGAGGTTGTGGCAATGGGTGCTGCTGTACAAGGTGGCGTTTTAACAGGAGATGTAAAAGATGTTGTTTTACTTGATGTAACACCACTTTCACTTGGTATTGAAACAATGGGTGGCGTATTTACAAAGTTAATTGACCGTAACACAACAATCCCTACATCTAAATCACAAGTATTCTCTACAGCAGCTGATAACCAACCAGCGGTAGATATTCATGTGTTACAAGGTGAACGCTCAATGGCAGCTGACAACAAAACATTAGGTCGCTTCCAATTAGCAGATATTCCACCAGCGCCACGTGGTGTACCACAAATCGAGGTAACATTCGATATTGATAAAAACGGTATCGTATCTGTAAAAGCAAAAGACCTTGGTACAAATAAAGAACAAACAATTGTAATCCAATCTGATTCTGGCTTATCTGAGGAAGAAATCGAACGTATGGTAAAAGACGCTGAAGCTAATGCTGAAGCAGATGCTAAACGTAAAGAAGAAGCAGATCTTCGTAACGAAGCAGACCAATTAGTATTCCAAGTGGACAAAACAATTGCTGACCTTGGTGAGCAAATTACAGAAGATGAGAAAAAATCTGTTGAAGATGCTCGTGATGAATTGAAAAAAGCGCTTGAAGCTGGTGAATTAGAGGGCATTAAAGCAGCTAAAGAAAAATTAGAAGGCGTGTTACAACCACTTGTGATGAAAGTGTATGAGCAGGCAGCAGCAGCGGCTCAAGCAGCACAAGGCGGCGAAGCAGGTGCAGACGCTGGCAAAAAAGATGATGGTGTTGTAGATGCTGACTTTGAAGAAGTAAAAGACGATAAATAA
- the grpE gene encoding nucleotide exchange factor GrpE → MTETTENKDLVQEDVQKQENVQADTAEETVEVQEEVELSIEEQYEAKIAELEAKLADEENRHLRLRADFDNMRRRQQIDREAAEKYRAQSLLADLLPVLDNFERALQVETTSEEAASIIKGIEMVYRSLIEATEKEGLQVIKAEGEPFDPNVHQAVMQEQDSEKEAGVVLRELQKGYMLKDRVLRPTMVSVNE, encoded by the coding sequence GTGACAGAAACAACTGAAAACAAAGACCTAGTACAAGAGGATGTACAGAAGCAAGAAAATGTACAGGCTGACACTGCAGAAGAAACAGTAGAGGTACAAGAAGAAGTAGAATTATCAATAGAAGAGCAGTATGAGGCGAAGATTGCCGAGCTTGAAGCGAAATTGGCAGATGAGGAAAACCGTCATCTACGCCTACGTGCTGACTTTGATAATATGCGCCGCCGCCAACAAATAGATCGTGAGGCTGCTGAAAAATATCGAGCACAAAGCTTACTCGCTGATTTATTGCCAGTTCTTGATAATTTTGAGCGTGCTTTACAAGTAGAAACAACTTCAGAAGAAGCTGCATCTATTATTAAAGGAATTGAAATGGTCTATCGCTCTTTAATAGAAGCAACAGAAAAAGAAGGCTTGCAAGTGATTAAAGCAGAAGGTGAGCCATTTGATCCAAATGTTCATCAAGCTGTTATGCAAGAGCAAGATAGTGAAAAAGAAGCAGGCGTTGTTTTACGCGAGCTGCAAAAAGGGTATATGCTGAAAGATCGTGTATTACGCCCAACAATGGTATCTGTGAACGAATAG
- the hrcA gene encoding heat-inducible transcriptional repressor HrcA, with the protein MLTNRQLQILQVIVDDFIMSAQPVGSRQISKKQGITFSPATIRNEMADLEELGFLEKTHTSSGRVPSEKGYRFYVDHLLHPQGINSRDIQQIQSIFNDRLVEVEHIIRKSANILSELTSYTSILLGPDVQRHRVKRFSIVPLSSDTAVAIIVTNKGHVENRMFTLPPGVTASDLEKMVNILNERLIGVSLEDIHKTLEAEVLAVLQQHVRSADDFIHALVTATMHNSESKIFYGGKTNMFNQPEFHDLNKVRMILDLMETTSQVQSLFHPNESGIHIRIGSENKQLEMENCSVITTTYSIGDDQQGAIAIIGPTRMDYKRVVALLDVMRLDLTQALTKNFNEQ; encoded by the coding sequence ATGCTAACAAATCGGCAGTTACAAATATTGCAAGTAATTGTAGACGATTTTATTATGTCTGCGCAGCCGGTAGGTTCTCGCCAAATCTCCAAAAAACAAGGGATTACATTTAGTCCAGCTACTATTCGAAATGAAATGGCGGATTTAGAGGAACTGGGATTTTTAGAAAAAACACATACTTCCTCTGGTCGAGTGCCTTCGGAAAAGGGTTATAGATTTTATGTAGATCATTTGTTGCACCCACAAGGTATTAACTCAAGGGACATTCAACAAATTCAATCAATTTTTAATGATCGTCTTGTAGAAGTAGAGCATATTATCCGAAAGTCAGCGAATATTTTATCAGAGCTGACATCATATACGTCCATCCTTTTAGGACCTGATGTTCAAAGACATCGTGTTAAACGATTTTCCATTGTGCCGCTTTCTAGCGATACCGCAGTAGCAATTATTGTGACGAACAAAGGACATGTTGAAAATCGCATGTTTACCTTACCACCGGGTGTTACCGCTTCTGATTTAGAGAAAATGGTAAATATTTTAAATGAACGCTTAATTGGTGTATCGTTAGAAGATATTCATAAAACGCTTGAGGCCGAAGTGCTAGCCGTTTTACAGCAGCACGTTCGCTCAGCGGATGATTTTATTCATGCGCTTGTAACGGCAACGATGCATAATTCAGAAAGTAAGATTTTCTATGGTGGCAAAACAAATATGTTTAACCAACCAGAATTCCATGATCTGAATAAAGTTCGTATGATTTTAGACTTGATGGAAACGACAAGCCAAGTACAGTCACTTTTCCATCCAAATGAATCAGGCATTCATATTCGGATAGGGTCAGAAAACAAACAATTAGAAATGGAAAACTGTAGTGTGATTACAACTACCTACTCCATTGGCGATGATCAACAGGGAGCTATTGCTATCATTGGTCCAACACGTATGGATTATAAGCGTGTTGTAGCGTTATTAGATGTAATGCGCTTGGATTTAACGCAGGCCCTTACAAAGAATTTTAATGAGCAATAA
- the hemW gene encoding radical SAM family heme chaperone HemW produces MARGVYIHIPFCHQICNYCDFNKFYFKNQPVDEYIEALGKEMALVTEKYPAHFRHIETIFLGGGTPTALAPQQLDKLLTLIQMYIPMDSVTEFTSEANPDELSAEKLQVLLDGGVNRLSMGVQSFDQGLLKKIGRTHSNEHVYETIALAKKIGFHNISIDLMYGLPGQTMAQWQESLNKALALDLPHFSAYSLIVEPKTIFYNQYTKGKLHLPTEDLEADMYDVLMQQMALHGRQQYEISNFAKPGFDSIHNKIYWDNDEYIGLGAGAHGYLAGVRYSNHGPLKKYMDAVLAGELPIVHQHTVTQAEKREEQMFLGLRKTEGVLHKIYEEKFQAPMMAHYSAVIENLVANGLLEHDHKGIRLTRKGRFVGNEVFQQFL; encoded by the coding sequence GTGGCACGAGGTGTTTATATTCACATTCCTTTCTGTCATCAAATCTGTAATTATTGTGATTTCAATAAATTTTATTTTAAAAATCAGCCTGTCGATGAATATATAGAAGCATTGGGAAAAGAAATGGCACTTGTGACAGAAAAATACCCTGCACATTTTCGTCATATTGAAACAATTTTTCTGGGTGGAGGCACACCAACCGCTTTAGCTCCGCAGCAATTGGACAAGCTGCTTACACTGATTCAAATGTATATTCCAATGGATAGTGTGACAGAATTTACATCAGAGGCAAATCCTGATGAATTATCAGCTGAGAAGCTACAAGTATTGCTGGATGGTGGCGTTAATCGCTTAAGCATGGGTGTACAATCCTTTGACCAAGGGCTATTAAAGAAGATTGGACGTACTCATAGCAATGAGCATGTCTATGAAACAATCGCTTTGGCTAAAAAGATTGGCTTCCACAATATTAGCATTGATTTAATGTATGGTCTGCCGGGGCAAACGATGGCGCAATGGCAGGAATCATTGAACAAAGCATTGGCGCTTGATTTGCCGCATTTTTCAGCTTACTCCCTTATTGTAGAGCCAAAAACGATTTTTTATAATCAGTATACAAAGGGGAAGCTACATTTACCGACAGAAGATTTAGAGGCGGATATGTATGATGTGTTAATGCAACAGATGGCATTGCATGGACGTCAACAATATGAAATCAGTAATTTTGCAAAGCCTGGCTTTGATTCCATTCATAATAAAATTTACTGGGATAATGACGAATATATAGGCTTGGGCGCTGGTGCTCATGGCTATTTAGCGGGTGTACGCTATTCCAATCACGGCCCATTAAAAAAATATATGGATGCTGTTTTAGCAGGAGAGCTACCAATTGTGCATCAGCATACTGTCACACAAGCTGAGAAGCGAGAAGAGCAGATGTTTTTAGGATTGCGTAAAACAGAGGGCGTTTTGCACAAAATATATGAAGAAAAATTTCAAGCACCAATGATGGCACATTATTCTGCTGTTATTGAAAACTTAGTAGCAAACGGTCTTTTAGAACACGACCATAAAGGAATTCGTCTTACAAGAAAAGGACGTTTTGTAGGCAATGAAGTATTTCAACAATTTTTATAA
- a CDS encoding DUF4179 domain-containing protein, giving the protein MLADDMLRVIDLDKENRGRKKWVMAAFLLLIVASGAVLYLWWDKEVAFEAYKTEVEKTSKNSLGCLTLHEVIIDDNQILLNATFEPGKTFAPGHQLFFFPQILINGKDYMVRSGGQSIAQSTKAYTIYNSIKMDNLPKGDSLQLDIRYKDWNVETPIEEPWEFQVEASQEQLQEDRHVFTVEKKVKHVDQQEVKIDRIVSTPISTTIYFYTEQRLVNDAIPFKIQSKGGKTWHFKQPYSLNHEGTKWGSRVDALYLTEKNYKLFPVDMEGNKLGPALTIKKDD; this is encoded by the coding sequence ATGTTGGCTGATGATATGCTTCGAGTTATCGATCTGGATAAGGAAAATCGAGGACGCAAAAAATGGGTTATGGCTGCATTCCTGTTATTGATAGTTGCTAGTGGTGCTGTGCTGTATTTGTGGTGGGATAAGGAAGTAGCATTTGAAGCCTACAAAACTGAAGTAGAGAAAACCTCTAAAAATAGCTTAGGATGTTTAACATTACATGAAGTAATCATTGATGACAATCAAATTTTACTAAATGCAACCTTCGAACCTGGAAAGACGTTTGCGCCAGGTCATCAGTTATTTTTCTTTCCGCAAATACTTATTAATGGTAAAGATTATATGGTGCGCAGTGGAGGTCAGTCCATTGCACAATCTACTAAAGCGTATACCATCTATAATAGTATAAAGATGGACAATTTACCAAAAGGTGATAGCTTACAATTGGACATTCGTTATAAAGATTGGAACGTAGAAACACCCATCGAAGAGCCATGGGAATTTCAAGTAGAGGCTTCACAAGAGCAATTACAAGAGGATCGTCATGTTTTTACTGTAGAAAAAAAAGTCAAGCATGTCGATCAGCAGGAAGTAAAGATTGACAGGATTGTGTCAACACCGATTTCGACAACAATTTATTTTTATACAGAGCAACGTCTGGTTAATGATGCGATTCCGTTTAAAATTCAATCAAAGGGAGGGAAAACATGGCATTTTAAACAGCCTTATTCATTAAATCATGAAGGTACTAAATGGGGCAGTCGCGTGGATGCACTTTATTTAACAGAGAAAAATTATAAGCTTTTTCCTGTCGATATGGAGGGTAATAAGCTTGGTCCAGCTCTGACAATAAAGAAAGATGACTAG
- a CDS encoding DHH family phosphoesterase gives MYKLLSHNDLDGVGCGILAKLAFQDKVKIRYNSIASLDREIEFFLENDHQNTFLFITDLSPNETNEQLLNDYYQATGNVQLLDHHKTALHFNHYEWGRVLIEDEQGLLTSATSLFYHYLVAQGLLERTAAITEFVELIRQYDTWEWEKNENFQAQRLNALFFLVSIDEFEEKMLERLKTSEHFDFDEFEKKILSMEEDKIERYIRRKKRELIQTNIGDFYVGVVYAESYLSELGNELGNDNVHLDYIAMINMGNKKMSLRTIHEHIDVSSIAAAFEGGGHQKAAGCSLTEEAYKQFVLATFHIEPIPEDAKRNRYNLKGSTFGTFYKNQHDELFMLYSKNEIDWVIEKDKIPLTHTFTSFYEAECFLKRNFQAWLVRDDVFVDYLMQEASKARHQQ, from the coding sequence ATGTATAAATTATTATCACATAACGATTTAGATGGTGTAGGGTGTGGCATTTTAGCAAAGCTTGCCTTTCAGGATAAAGTAAAAATACGCTACAATTCCATTGCTTCATTAGATCGAGAGATTGAATTCTTTTTGGAAAATGATCACCAAAATACTTTTTTGTTTATTACAGACCTTTCGCCAAATGAAACGAATGAGCAACTGTTAAATGATTATTATCAAGCGACTGGTAATGTACAATTGCTGGACCATCATAAAACAGCCCTTCATTTCAATCATTATGAATGGGGAAGGGTATTAATTGAAGATGAGCAAGGTTTATTAACATCAGCCACATCTTTATTTTATCACTATCTTGTGGCACAGGGCTTATTGGAAAGAACGGCTGCTATAACAGAATTTGTAGAGTTAATAAGACAGTACGATACATGGGAATGGGAAAAGAATGAAAATTTTCAAGCACAGCGGCTCAATGCCCTCTTTTTCTTAGTATCCATTGATGAATTTGAGGAGAAAATGCTGGAGCGCTTAAAAACAAGTGAGCATTTTGATTTTGATGAATTCGAAAAGAAAATTTTAAGTATGGAAGAAGACAAAATAGAGCGTTATATTCGACGAAAAAAACGAGAGCTTATACAAACGAATATAGGAGATTTCTATGTAGGTGTTGTCTATGCAGAGTCCTATCTTTCTGAGCTGGGCAATGAATTGGGCAATGACAATGTACATCTTGACTATATAGCCATGATTAATATGGGCAATAAAAAAATGTCCTTGCGTACAATTCATGAGCATATAGATGTTTCATCTATTGCGGCAGCATTTGAGGGAGGAGGGCATCAAAAAGCGGCTGGTTGTTCTTTAACAGAGGAGGCTTATAAGCAGTTTGTGTTAGCGACATTCCATATTGAGCCAATACCTGAGGATGCCAAACGAAATCGCTATAACTTAAAGGGCTCTACATTTGGTACTTTTTATAAAAATCAGCACGATGAATTATTTATGCTGTATTCAAAGAACGAGATTGACTGGGTAATTGAAAAAGATAAAATACCTTTAACGCATACCTTTACAAGCTTTTATGAAGCGGAATGTTTTTTAAAAAGAAACTTTCAAGCATGGCTAGTAAGAGATGATGTATTTGTGGATTATTTAATGCAGGAAGCGAGTAAAGCTCGTCACCAACAATAA
- a CDS encoding polysaccharide deacetylase family protein gives MKRKIIYTGIGILFIFALAFSAYKLMNARNYQLFGNITSHIETHEKVVALTFDDGPTQNTDAILTLLDTYNVKATFFLIGKDIEENPEEAKKIAEAGHQIGNHTYSHKRMVFKSQSFIKSEIEKTDALIASIGYTETPAVRPPHGKKLIGFPYYLNKHHRKTITWNLEPDTYYTSTEDKITYIKENIQPGSIILMHPMYDTTGKELQTIEKVLQTLIDDGYTFVTIEELQKFKN, from the coding sequence ATGAAACGAAAAATAATTTATACCGGAATTGGCATTTTATTTATCTTTGCTTTAGCATTTTCAGCATATAAATTGATGAATGCCCGAAACTATCAACTATTTGGTAATATTACCTCTCATATTGAAACCCATGAAAAAGTCGTTGCCTTAACGTTCGATGATGGACCTACTCAAAATACAGATGCTATTTTAACGCTTTTAGATACCTACAATGTGAAAGCAACCTTTTTCTTAATAGGTAAGGACATTGAAGAAAATCCTGAAGAGGCGAAAAAAATTGCTGAGGCAGGACATCAAATTGGCAATCATACGTATTCACACAAACGTATGGTATTCAAAAGTCAAAGCTTTATCAAAAGCGAAATCGAAAAAACAGATGCGTTAATTGCCAGTATTGGCTATACAGAAACACCTGCTGTTAGACCACCACATGGTAAAAAACTAATAGGCTTTCCCTATTATTTAAACAAGCACCATCGTAAAACCATTACATGGAATTTGGAGCCTGATACTTACTATACATCGACTGAGGATAAGATCACGTATATCAAAGAAAATATTCAACCTGGCTCAATTATACTTATGCACCCGATGTATGATACAACAGGCAAGGAATTGCAAACAATTGAAAAGGTTTTACAAACCCTTATCGATGATGGCTATACATTTGTAACGATTGAAGAACTACAAAAATTTAAAAATTAA
- a CDS encoding pyridoxal phosphate-dependent decarboxylase family protein: MKNIQQLFQSEDGNIQQREHFLLLLEKIMSSLDALKNPNTTTLGPIKERSANFYQELMQEHDVPAAGIGLEQVVEQLTQLMQGHPYHTRNFVTNVLPMASIPGVLGQFTTALLNGNNLWDVYGPAAAECEVKVIAMMSKLVGYDYTKSFGYTTWGGQGAVFSGLRLAIAKQFPQAKENGIPNNLYCFASENAHYSLLKSVEAVGIGSKHLVRVKAGKDHSMDVEDLRMRMTEVVENGGIPIYVVATTGATDQFGIDDVQAIKEVTTSLEKKYNLQPVHIHADSALGGFYAFFNDYDFNNNPLQLEEHVLQGLLQIQSRMQHLAIADSLCFDFQKLGQTPYLTSLFLLKEGKHLELLDIEDFDTPYVGNRGYGSYHTGYTLECSRMGSSIAIFAALQAFGKEGYQQLLANYVRVNLAFRAQLAEKIPMLQVVNAPNIGPVTAFRLYPEGLNWQAEQAGHYTQDQIEHINAMNASFFEIIGEGREEVFFGDTTRVCTVKASDTAQSVPVAAAKFFSISPYTETVHIPNMIDFLQEKLNVLEAAHHAYH; encoded by the coding sequence ATGAAAAATATCCAACAATTATTCCAGAGCGAAGATGGAAATATCCAACAACGAGAGCATTTTTTATTGCTATTAGAGAAAATTATGTCTTCCTTAGATGCTTTAAAAAACCCAAATACAACAACTCTTGGCCCAATAAAGGAGCGTTCTGCTAATTTTTATCAGGAGCTTATGCAGGAGCATGATGTGCCAGCAGCAGGCATTGGGCTTGAGCAAGTTGTAGAACAATTAACACAATTAATGCAAGGCCACCCTTACCATACACGTAACTTTGTAACAAATGTGTTACCAATGGCAAGCATTCCTGGTGTATTAGGTCAATTTACCACTGCACTACTAAATGGGAATAATTTATGGGATGTTTATGGACCTGCTGCTGCGGAATGTGAAGTCAAGGTCATAGCAATGATGTCCAAATTAGTTGGCTATGACTATACAAAAAGCTTTGGCTATACAACTTGGGGCGGACAGGGTGCTGTATTTAGCGGGCTACGTCTTGCTATCGCAAAGCAATTCCCACAGGCAAAGGAAAATGGCATACCAAATAATTTATATTGCTTTGCTTCAGAAAATGCACATTACAGCTTATTAAAATCGGTAGAAGCGGTAGGTATCGGCAGCAAGCATTTAGTGCGTGTGAAAGCAGGCAAAGATCACTCAATGGATGTGGAAGATTTACGTATGCGTATGACTGAAGTAGTTGAAAATGGCGGTATCCCGATTTATGTTGTCGCAACAACGGGCGCAACGGACCAATTTGGTATTGATGATGTACAAGCTATTAAAGAGGTAACAACAAGTCTTGAGAAAAAATACAACCTGCAACCAGTACATATTCATGCAGATTCAGCTTTAGGCGGTTTTTATGCGTTCTTTAATGACTATGATTTCAATAATAACCCACTACAGCTTGAGGAGCATGTTTTACAAGGGCTATTACAAATACAGAGCCGCATGCAGCATCTAGCCATTGCGGACAGCCTATGCTTTGACTTCCAAAAACTTGGACAAACACCTTATTTAACGAGCTTATTTTTATTAAAAGAAGGTAAGCATTTAGAGCTATTAGATATCGAAGACTTTGATACACCTTATGTTGGTAACCGAGGCTATGGTTCTTATCATACAGGCTATACATTGGAATGCTCTCGTATGGGCAGTTCTATCGCTATTTTTGCTGCATTACAAGCATTTGGTAAAGAAGGCTATCAACAATTACTCGCTAATTATGTACGAGTGAATCTAGCATTCCGCGCACAATTAGCAGAGAAAATACCAATGCTACAAGTTGTCAATGCACCAAATATCGGACCTGTTACAGCCTTTCGTTTATACCCTGAAGGCTTGAACTGGCAAGCCGAGCAAGCTGGTCATTATACACAAGATCAAATCGAACATATTAATGCTATGAATGCCTCTTTCTTTGAAATTATTGGCGAAGGCCGAGAGGAAGTATTTTTCGGTGACACAACACGCGTCTGCACAGTGAAGGCAAGTGATACAGCACAATCTGTTCCTGTTGCTGCAGCAAAATTCTTCTCAATTTCTCCTTATACTGAAACAGTGCATATTCCGAATATGATTGATTTCTTACAGGAAAAGCTTAACGTTTTGGAGGCAGCTCACCATGCGTATCATTAA